A stretch of Oscillatoria sp. FACHB-1407 DNA encodes these proteins:
- a CDS encoding NfeD family protein, whose product MLSPAAIWLIAGVILCLMELFLPTAFVEFTMGISAIIVALLTPFVPHFGIQVALWLVLSVILVILVRRFLPTGKPKTIDDEREAKTLTEIPAGQTGRVLYEGNSWQAKCSDESLAIAANQPVYVVGRKGTTLIVMPESLLHS is encoded by the coding sequence ATGTTGAGTCCCGCAGCAATTTGGCTGATTGCAGGCGTTATTCTTTGCCTGATGGAATTGTTTTTGCCGACGGCATTTGTCGAATTTACGATGGGCATTAGTGCCATTATCGTAGCGTTGTTAACGCCATTTGTACCGCATTTTGGCATTCAAGTAGCACTATGGCTAGTGTTATCTGTGATTTTGGTCATCCTGGTGCGGCGGTTTTTACCCACTGGTAAACCAAAGACCATCGACGATGAAAGAGAAGCAAAGACCCTCACCGAAATTCCCGCTGGTCAAACGGGACGGGTGCTGTATGAGGGCAACTCCTGGCAGGCAAAATGTAGCGATGAGAGCCTGGCGATCGCCGCCAATCAACCCGTTTATGTGGTGGGGCGCAAAGGCACCACTCTCATCGTCATGCCTGAATCTTTGTTACATTCTTAG
- a CDS encoding PP2C family protein-serine/threonine phosphatase: MNSSPSSIQCPNPACLHPDNSLGRRLCDRCQTPLVYRYLWASGEGIEQIPAGTQVGDRYLVMFPQVWLDTQPALLPAIPTEFPAIAMPYLHLFAQRLHVPEVYGFSTFEGIDVILLDNVPLDPSGQPLPALETLWTKVSAVRQLYWLWQLLELWVPLQTQGVANSLLVPDNVRVEGWRVRLRELYPDATGGATAKPPTLAALAAVWMRWIKSANETIAPQLQAIAQQMQTVPTNEAGYRTVSTALNQLLLERAADVPLRLQVVTRSSTGTQRSHNEDACFPPEGKAIDLFSSTDPLLPHLAIVCDGIGGHAGGEVASQLAIRSLQLQIRALLAEVAEQTELIPPDVVMQQIEAIIRVVNNLIAGQNNEQGREARQRMGTTLVLALQLPQKLTTEMGARNTHELYIANVGDSRAYWITPRYCHQLTVDDDIATREVRLGRSLYHESLRRADAGALIQALGTRDAETIFPTVRRFMIEEEGVLLLCSDGLSDNGLVERSWESMTHGLFKGKMPLEIVAQTWLELANRHNGHDNISIVMLYCRVTQEEPTLFDPNAPATPSELTPISPLSEASRALLYDQDAEEDLEPVSEEPQRRSPNYLALTFGLLVLFILLGGMGLSIWRQVDPVGFGQTWERLLQPSQE, translated from the coding sequence ATGAATAGCTCCCCATCTTCGATCCAGTGCCCTAATCCTGCTTGTCTCCACCCCGACAATTCCCTGGGACGACGGCTCTGCGATCGCTGCCAGACCCCCCTGGTCTACCGTTATCTTTGGGCATCAGGAGAAGGGATTGAGCAGATTCCCGCAGGCACTCAAGTGGGCGATCGCTATCTGGTCATGTTTCCCCAGGTCTGGCTTGATACTCAGCCTGCATTGCTACCCGCCATCCCCACTGAGTTTCCGGCGATCGCCATGCCGTACTTGCATCTGTTTGCTCAACGGCTACATGTGCCAGAGGTGTATGGGTTCAGCACGTTTGAAGGAATTGACGTCATTTTGCTGGACAACGTGCCCCTCGATCCATCGGGTCAACCGTTGCCTGCTCTAGAAACCCTGTGGACAAAAGTTTCAGCCGTACGGCAACTTTATTGGTTGTGGCAATTGTTGGAATTGTGGGTTCCACTCCAAACTCAGGGAGTCGCCAATAGCCTTCTTGTGCCGGATAACGTGCGGGTTGAAGGATGGCGAGTCCGCCTGCGAGAACTCTACCCCGATGCGACTGGAGGAGCCACGGCAAAACCGCCCACTCTGGCTGCACTGGCGGCGGTCTGGATGCGGTGGATAAAGTCTGCTAATGAGACGATCGCCCCCCAACTACAAGCGATCGCCCAGCAAATGCAAACCGTTCCAACGAATGAGGCCGGTTATAGAACTGTCTCGACTGCGTTAAACCAGTTGTTGTTGGAGCGAGCCGCCGATGTTCCTCTGCGGTTACAGGTCGTCACCCGGTCGTCTACGGGCACACAGCGATCGCACAACGAAGATGCTTGCTTTCCGCCAGAAGGTAAAGCGATTGACCTGTTTTCTTCAACTGACCCACTTTTGCCCCACCTGGCGATCGTCTGTGATGGTATCGGCGGACATGCAGGGGGAGAAGTCGCCTCTCAACTCGCCATTCGATCGCTGCAACTTCAGATTCGGGCGTTGTTGGCAGAAGTGGCAGAGCAGACGGAGTTAATTCCCCCGGATGTCGTGATGCAGCAGATTGAAGCCATCATTCGGGTGGTGAATAACCTGATCGCAGGACAGAACAATGAGCAGGGACGAGAAGCCCGTCAGCGCATGGGCACGACCCTCGTGCTGGCACTCCAGTTGCCGCAAAAGCTCACCACCGAGATGGGGGCACGCAACACGCATGAGTTATACATTGCCAATGTGGGGGATAGTCGTGCTTACTGGATTACCCCTCGCTATTGCCACCAACTCACCGTAGACGACGACATCGCAACGCGAGAAGTGCGACTGGGACGCAGTCTTTATCACGAGTCGCTGAGACGAGCCGATGCAGGGGCACTCATTCAGGCATTAGGAACCCGTGATGCAGAAACCATCTTCCCCACGGTACGACGTTTCATGATTGAGGAAGAAGGGGTGTTGTTGCTCTGTTCGGATGGGTTGAGTGACAACGGCTTAGTGGAGCGATCGTGGGAGTCGATGACCCATGGTTTGTTCAAAGGCAAGATGCCGTTGGAGATTGTCGCTCAAACCTGGCTTGAACTCGCTAATCGGCACAATGGACATGACAACATTTCCATCGTGATGCTATATTGCCGAGTCACCCAGGAAGAACCGACCCTATTCGACCCCAATGCGCCCGCAACCCCTTCAGAACTGACCCCCATCTCACCCCTCTCTGAAGCCTCCAGAGCCTTGCTTTACGATCAGGATGCTGAGGAAGATCTGGAACCCGTCTCCGAGGAACCACAGCGGCGATCGCCCAATTATTTGGCTCTCACCTTCGGTCTGCTGGTGCTGTTTATCCTGTTGGGTGGCATGGGGTTATCTATTTGGCGGCAGGTCGATCCCGTTGGCTTTGGGCAGACCTGGGAGCGATTGCTGCAACCCTCGCAGGAGTAG
- a CDS encoding alpha/beta fold hydrolase has translation MQTSAAPATRAYWHWRGHSIFYVKAGHRQNDNPPLLLVHGFGASTDHWRKNIADLSRDFEVWAIDLLGFGRSAKPDQPYSGDLWRDQLHDFIQDVIRRPAILAGNSLGGYASLCVAAQRPESAKGLVLINSAGPFTEADGEAKPDPFQKFLGDMARSLLLQPVPSYLLFQYVRQRSVIRQTLERVYLDKSAVTDELVEDIYRPSCDPGAVAVFASVFKSPQGEKVDVLLQQMTCPLLTIWGEADPWMNSRARGVRFREHYPSLMEHYITAGHCPHDEVPDQVDALIRDWVEQSVK, from the coding sequence ATGCAAACGTCCGCGGCACCTGCAACCAGAGCCTATTGGCACTGGCGAGGGCATTCGATTTTTTATGTCAAAGCAGGACATCGTCAGAACGATAACCCTCCCCTGCTGCTGGTTCATGGGTTTGGTGCCTCAACGGATCATTGGCGCAAAAATATTGCTGATTTAAGCCGTGACTTTGAAGTGTGGGCGATCGATCTGTTGGGGTTTGGGCGATCGGCAAAACCCGATCAGCCTTACAGTGGGGATCTCTGGCGCGACCAACTCCATGACTTTATTCAAGACGTGATACGGCGACCTGCCATCCTCGCAGGCAATTCGTTAGGTGGTTATGCCTCACTATGTGTGGCGGCTCAACGTCCTGAATCTGCAAAAGGACTGGTGTTGATTAACAGTGCGGGTCCTTTCACCGAGGCAGATGGCGAAGCAAAGCCCGACCCTTTCCAAAAGTTTTTGGGCGATATGGCGCGATCGCTCCTTTTGCAACCTGTGCCCAGTTACCTCTTGTTTCAATACGTCCGGCAGCGATCGGTGATTCGTCAAACGCTAGAGCGGGTTTACCTCGACAAAAGTGCGGTGACTGACGAGTTAGTTGAAGATATCTACCGTCCATCCTGTGACCCAGGAGCAGTGGCAGTTTTTGCCTCTGTGTTTAAGTCTCCTCAGGGCGAAAAAGTAGATGTGCTGTTGCAGCAGATGACCTGCCCTCTGCTCACCATTTGGGGTGAAGCCGACCCCTGGATGAACTCTCGCGCTCGTGGAGTCCGGTTTCGGGAACATTACCCCTCGCTAATGGAGCACTACATCACCGCCGGACACTGCCCCCACGATGAAGTTCCCGATCAGGTAGATGCGCTGATTCGAGACTGGGTTGAGCAATCTGTAAAATAA
- a CDS encoding AEC family transporter: MTDTLLQAYAPFLLWTGLGVLLLNVLPDSFPRFLGRSLYWVGVPLQIFTLARQTDLSSRIELAPFVTIATLLGGLLLSWLVLRALKPLTPSLASDSTSEEDQSLHPWQLPSRRGSFILSSMIGNTGFVGLAIAPTFVPDDYVGWIIFYSVTNNIVGTYGIGVFLASYYGRSKQTNHWLIQVRDVLTVPSLWAFMLGSLTRPVPLPTEVEATLHASLWVIVPSALLLMGMRLRQLKGWQSLRTAIVPAVLKVLLLPLLVGIVTTLMGLPVEPRLALVLMSGMPTAFAGLILAEEYELDRDLIASSIVVSTALLLLAIPLWLLLFHHV, from the coding sequence ATGACAGATACCCTGTTGCAGGCTTACGCGCCGTTTTTGCTGTGGACTGGGCTTGGGGTTTTGCTGTTGAATGTTTTGCCGGATAGCTTTCCCCGGTTTTTAGGGCGTAGCCTTTACTGGGTAGGGGTTCCCCTGCAAATTTTTACGTTGGCACGGCAAACGGATCTCTCAAGCCGGATCGAGTTAGCTCCCTTTGTCACGATCGCCACTCTATTAGGTGGTTTGTTGCTGAGTTGGTTGGTGTTACGGGCTTTGAAGCCCTTGACCCCATCCCTTGCTTCTGACTCTACCTCTGAGGAAGATCAGTCTCTTCATCCATGGCAACTTCCATCCCGCCGGGGCAGTTTTATTCTCTCGTCAATGATTGGCAACACGGGATTTGTGGGGTTAGCGATCGCCCCTACCTTTGTGCCTGATGACTATGTGGGCTGGATTATCTTTTACAGCGTCACCAATAATATTGTGGGAACTTACGGGATTGGGGTTTTCTTAGCCAGCTATTATGGGCGATCGAAACAAACCAATCACTGGCTAATTCAGGTGCGGGATGTGTTAACAGTGCCTTCGCTGTGGGCATTTATGCTCGGTTCTCTAACACGCCCAGTGCCCCTGCCGACTGAAGTAGAAGCAACCCTGCACGCCTCTCTCTGGGTGATCGTCCCCTCTGCGCTATTGCTGATGGGGATGCGATTGCGTCAACTCAAAGGGTGGCAAAGCCTCCGGACAGCGATTGTGCCAGCAGTCTTAAAGGTGCTGTTACTGCCGCTCCTGGTAGGCATTGTTACCACGTTGATGGGATTGCCCGTCGAGCCTCGCCTTGCTCTGGTGCTGATGTCGGGGATGCCAACAGCCTTTGCAGGGCTGATCCTGGCAGAGGAATATGAACTCGATCGCGACTTGATCGCCAGCAGCATTGTGGTTTCAACGGCATTGTTGCTATTGGCGATCCCGCTATGGCTACTCCTATTTCACCACGTCTAG
- a CDS encoding IMS domain-containing protein, with the protein MRIPLDYYRILGLPIQATAEQLRQAHRDRTLQLPRREYSEAAIVARKQLLDEAYAILSNPEKRQAYDATFLTKSYDLEHERLSQSVPADPDALFKEAFSASTPADPYTSSIEIQDHQFVGALLILLELGEYELVLKLGRPYLSSGSLNLNTGRLGQPDIVLADIVLTLAFACLELGREQWQQAQYENAAESLQTGQELLLREGLFASVRGEMQSDLFKLRPYRILELLALPEANEAERRQGMNLLRDMLQDRGGIDGSGDDQSGLTIDDFLRFIQQLRSYLTSAEQQTLFEVEARRPSAVATYLAVYALLARGFAYQQPALIRRAKLMLVRLGTRQDVHLEQAVCALLLGQTEEASRALELSQEYESLAFIREHSQGSPDLLPGLCLYAERWLQNEVFPHFRDLAHQQVSLKDYFANEQVQAYLEELPNEVETPTNQWTVVSGNGQGSYARAVSGASSNHREVADLSQRSRTADQAGHRAMASKAATATLETTAVGHQNGSSTMPTAERVSQLSPEGRLGGPGGRPSADKRGRVPDNPHIPKLDSIPRHPGHRQTLRLDRLMFTVALGFLGVGLLIFSLVRLTRANNAPEPLVLQSQFGSPLVTRAEPLIPPDQNAPLTNETAQEVVETWLQAKAAAMGRTHAADQLPQILTGTTLTAWQAQAAEAEENGVYYEYEHSVKIESVTPNPTDTNQTQVVAEVVEAVNAYSNGQPDVGSSRDETLQVQYDLIRQDGQWRIQEITVLP; encoded by the coding sequence GTGCGAATTCCGCTTGATTACTACCGAATTTTAGGATTACCAATTCAGGCAACGGCTGAGCAATTGCGGCAGGCTCATCGCGATCGCACGTTGCAACTCCCCCGACGAGAATATTCAGAAGCGGCGATCGTCGCCCGCAAGCAATTGCTGGATGAGGCATACGCCATCCTGTCTAATCCCGAAAAGCGTCAGGCGTATGACGCGACCTTCCTTACCAAGTCCTACGACTTAGAGCATGAGCGGTTAAGCCAGTCGGTTCCAGCTGACCCAGATGCTCTCTTTAAAGAAGCCTTTAGTGCCAGCACCCCCGCCGATCCGTACACCTCCAGCATCGAAATTCAAGATCACCAATTTGTCGGTGCATTACTCATTTTGCTAGAGCTAGGAGAATACGAGCTTGTTCTAAAATTAGGGCGGCCCTATCTCAGCAGTGGTAGCCTCAACCTCAATACCGGGCGATTAGGACAACCCGATATCGTGTTAGCTGACATTGTATTAACCCTTGCCTTTGCCTGTCTGGAACTGGGACGGGAGCAATGGCAACAAGCACAATACGAAAATGCTGCCGAGTCGTTGCAGACGGGTCAAGAGTTATTGTTAAGGGAAGGGCTGTTCGCCAGCGTGCGAGGTGAAATGCAATCAGATCTCTTCAAATTACGTCCATACCGGATTCTAGAGCTGTTGGCACTACCAGAGGCTAACGAGGCAGAACGTCGCCAGGGAATGAACTTACTGCGCGACATGCTGCAAGATCGAGGTGGCATCGATGGATCAGGGGATGATCAATCAGGGTTGACCATTGACGACTTCCTCCGGTTTATCCAGCAACTCCGCAGCTATCTCACCTCGGCAGAACAGCAAACCCTGTTTGAAGTGGAAGCCCGTCGCCCCTCAGCCGTAGCGACCTATTTGGCAGTATATGCGCTGCTAGCCCGTGGTTTTGCCTATCAGCAACCTGCCCTGATTCGCCGTGCCAAGCTGATGCTCGTCCGGTTGGGCACTCGTCAAGACGTTCACCTGGAGCAGGCGGTGTGTGCTCTATTATTGGGGCAAACTGAAGAAGCCAGTCGCGCTCTAGAACTGAGCCAGGAATATGAATCGCTGGCATTTATTCGCGAGCACTCGCAAGGCTCTCCTGATTTGTTGCCGGGGTTGTGTCTGTATGCCGAACGTTGGTTGCAGAATGAAGTGTTTCCCCACTTCCGCGACCTGGCACATCAGCAGGTATCCCTCAAAGACTACTTTGCCAATGAGCAGGTGCAAGCCTATTTAGAGGAGTTGCCCAACGAGGTTGAGACTCCAACGAACCAGTGGACGGTCGTCTCTGGAAATGGGCAAGGTAGCTATGCCAGAGCCGTAAGTGGAGCCTCTTCCAACCATCGAGAAGTGGCTGACTTGAGCCAACGCAGTCGAACTGCCGATCAAGCAGGGCATCGAGCGATGGCGAGCAAAGCCGCTACCGCGACACTCGAAACCACGGCTGTGGGGCATCAAAATGGCTCCAGCACAATGCCAACGGCTGAGCGAGTATCTCAACTGTCACCAGAGGGTCGCCTAGGGGGACCTGGGGGGCGGCCCAGTGCTGATAAGAGAGGGCGAGTCCCTGATAACCCCCATATTCCCAAGTTAGACTCAATTCCACGTCATCCAGGACATCGTCAAACGCTGCGACTCGATCGGCTGATGTTTACAGTGGCACTGGGATTTCTGGGTGTTGGGCTGTTAATCTTTAGCCTGGTGCGCTTGACTCGCGCTAACAATGCCCCTGAACCGCTCGTGCTACAGTCCCAATTTGGTAGCCCACTGGTCACACGCGCAGAACCCCTGATTCCTCCTGATCAAAACGCTCCACTCACTAATGAGACGGCTCAGGAAGTAGTGGAGACGTGGCTTCAGGCAAAAGCTGCCGCAATGGGACGAACTCATGCGGCTGATCAACTACCCCAGATTTTAACTGGCACAACGCTGACTGCATGGCAAGCTCAAGCCGCAGAAGCCGAGGAGAATGGGGTGTATTACGAATATGAGCACAGTGTCAAAATTGAATCAGTAACTCCCAATCCCACCGATACCAACCAAACTCAGGTGGTGGCAGAGGTCGTTGAAGCGGTGAATGCCTACAGCAACGGTCAACCGGATGTTGGTTCCTCACGTGACGAAACCTTACAAGTCCAGTATGATTTGATTCGTCAGGATGGGCAGTGGCGCATCCAGGAAATTACGGTTTTGCCGTAG
- the pdhA gene encoding pyruvate dehydrogenase (acetyl-transferring) E1 component subunit alpha, producing the protein MVQERTLPTFQATATSVTRDEGLTLYKDMVLGRSFEDKCAEMYYRGKMFGFVHLYNGQEAVSTGVIQAMRPGEDYVCSTYRDHVHALSVGVPAREVMAELFGKATGCSKGRGGSMHLFSSEHRLLGGYAFIGEGIPVALGAAFQSKYRRETMGDESADQVTAAFFGDGTTNNGQFFECLNMAALWKLPILFVVENNKWAIGMAHERATSQPEIYKKGAAFGMVGVEVDGMDVLAVRAVAQEAIARARAGEGPTLIEALTYRFRGHSLADPDELRSKTEKDFWLARDPIKQLAAHLTNHNLATADELKAIDREIQSIVEDAVQFAQDSPEPDPSELYRYVFAEDE; encoded by the coding sequence ATGGTTCAAGAACGAACACTACCGACCTTTCAAGCTACAGCAACTTCTGTCACCCGCGACGAAGGGTTGACGCTCTATAAAGATATGGTCTTGGGGCGTTCTTTTGAAGACAAGTGTGCTGAGATGTATTATCGCGGCAAAATGTTTGGCTTCGTTCACCTTTACAACGGACAGGAAGCCGTTTCGACGGGCGTGATTCAAGCAATGCGTCCGGGGGAAGATTATGTGTGCAGCACCTATCGCGATCACGTTCACGCGCTCAGCGTGGGGGTTCCGGCGCGGGAAGTGATGGCAGAGCTATTTGGCAAAGCCACAGGCTGTAGTAAGGGGCGTGGTGGCTCGATGCACCTGTTTTCATCAGAACACCGCTTACTCGGCGGTTATGCCTTCATCGGGGAGGGAATTCCGGTTGCGCTGGGGGCAGCGTTTCAATCAAAATATCGCCGTGAAACGATGGGGGATGAATCTGCCGATCAAGTCACAGCGGCTTTTTTTGGCGATGGCACAACCAACAACGGGCAATTTTTTGAATGCTTGAATATGGCAGCCCTGTGGAAGCTACCCATCCTATTTGTGGTTGAAAACAACAAATGGGCGATCGGTATGGCACATGAACGCGCCACGTCTCAACCCGAAATCTATAAAAAGGGGGCTGCCTTTGGCATGGTCGGGGTTGAGGTGGATGGCATGGATGTGTTAGCGGTGCGTGCTGTCGCTCAAGAGGCGATCGCCCGTGCTCGTGCAGGCGAAGGACCAACCCTGATCGAGGCATTGACCTACCGCTTCCGGGGACACTCTCTGGCGGACCCCGACGAACTCCGCTCTAAAACTGAGAAAGATTTTTGGCTGGCTCGTGATCCGATTAAGCAATTAGCTGCCCATCTGACCAATCACAACCTGGCAACGGCTGATGAGCTAAAGGCGATTGACCGGGAAATTCAATCCATTGTTGAAGATGCTGTGCAGTTTGCTCAAGACAGCCCTGAGCCAGATCCCAGTGAACTCTATCGCTATGTCTTCGCCGAAGACGAGTAA
- a CDS encoding chlororespiratory reduction protein 7, with translation MPDPIMYSEDAYVVLEPNQPERFLTAPELFEKLKIVLTSRQDDLPRDLQKFATVDEQTQYLMETACEIDVAPGHYLQWYVVRLEK, from the coding sequence ATGCCCGATCCCATCATGTACAGTGAGGATGCCTACGTCGTGTTGGAACCTAACCAACCAGAACGGTTCCTCACTGCGCCAGAACTCTTCGAAAAACTTAAAATCGTCCTGACTTCCCGCCAGGACGATCTACCGAGAGACTTACAAAAGTTTGCGACAGTGGATGAGCAAACCCAATATTTAATGGAAACAGCCTGTGAGATTGATGTCGCTCCAGGACATTATCTCCAGTGGTATGTTGTGCGCCTGGAGAAATAA
- a CDS encoding DUF2854 domain-containing protein has translation MLGKVSLGTVGLVVGGLLTVVGFVAYFSQSATLNLIGFFYGIPLLLGGLALKAAELEPVPYAQPTSPDVLALREQQATSTQNQIRKDVTRYRYGQSAHLDSSLSHLGLSPNDEERPTLQAIHETAIAGAYALILEFESPAIPFETWQQKRDKMETFFGPGLRVELSQPDEEQINVALIAIPETSPVTA, from the coding sequence ATGTTAGGCAAGGTTTCTTTAGGCACAGTTGGGTTAGTCGTCGGTGGGCTTTTGACGGTAGTGGGCTTTGTTGCCTATTTCTCACAAAGTGCAACCCTCAATTTAATTGGCTTCTTCTATGGCATTCCTCTGTTGTTGGGGGGGTTAGCTCTCAAGGCAGCTGAGCTAGAGCCAGTTCCTTATGCTCAGCCGACATCACCAGATGTGTTGGCATTGCGAGAGCAGCAAGCCACCTCGACCCAAAATCAAATTCGCAAAGATGTCACTCGCTATCGCTATGGACAATCGGCTCATTTAGATAGCTCTCTCAGTCACCTGGGGCTTAGCCCAAACGATGAGGAGCGACCCACGCTGCAAGCGATCCATGAAACGGCGATCGCGGGTGCCTATGCCCTGATCCTGGAATTTGAGTCTCCAGCGATTCCATTTGAAACCTGGCAGCAAAAGCGGGACAAAATGGAGACTTTCTTTGGACCCGGTTTGCGGGTCGAGTTGTCCCAACCCGATGAGGAACAGATAAATGTAGCACTGATCGCTATTCCTGAAACCTCGCCAGTGACGGCTTAG
- a CDS encoding response regulator encodes MLPNRCRNLRVMVVDDHELVRFSLKSALQRHPQVDVVAVARNGQEGVEMVRQHRPDVVILDLQMPVMDGLSASTHIKSLYPQTQIVAYSSVRDPQIEVMIQTAKIDAFCDKEVPLEELITVVLQLGQRVELS; translated from the coding sequence ATGTTACCTAATCGTTGTCGAAATCTTCGTGTGATGGTGGTCGATGACCATGAACTGGTCCGTTTTAGCCTTAAATCGGCTCTACAACGCCATCCTCAAGTGGATGTTGTGGCGGTCGCCAGAAATGGTCAGGAAGGAGTTGAGATGGTTCGGCAACATCGTCCTGACGTTGTCATTCTAGACTTGCAAATGCCAGTCATGGATGGGTTAAGTGCGTCTACTCACATTAAAAGTCTTTATCCTCAGACTCAAATTGTGGCTTACTCATCCGTCCGTGATCCACAGATCGAAGTCATGATCCAGACCGCTAAGATTGACGCATTTTGCGATAAAGAAGTTCCTCTCGAAGAACTGATCACCGTTGTGTTGCAATTGGGGCAGCGAGTCGAGCTGTCATAG
- a CDS encoding 2Fe-2S iron-sulfur cluster-binding protein yields the protein MSETYTVEILHQGTTHTLAVSANETVLSAAQAAGLDLPFSCSAGVCTTCAAQVLEGTVEQGDGMGISHELQAQGYALLCVAYPRSNLKIETEKEDVVYHLQFGQFQQKK from the coding sequence ATGTCCGAAACATACACCGTTGAAATTCTTCATCAAGGCACAACGCACACATTAGCGGTATCTGCTAACGAAACTGTGCTGTCGGCTGCTCAAGCCGCTGGGTTAGACCTGCCCTTCTCCTGTAGTGCAGGGGTTTGCACCACCTGTGCAGCGCAAGTATTAGAGGGCACTGTCGAGCAAGGGGATGGCATGGGTATTAGTCACGAACTCCAGGCGCAGGGATATGCTTTGTTGTGTGTTGCCTATCCTCGCTCAAATCTCAAGATCGAAACTGAAAAAGAAGACGTGGTCTATCATTTGCAGTTTGGTCAATTTCAGCAGAAAAAGTAG
- a CDS encoding DUF3326 domain-containing protein produces MNHRPYTVVLIVPTGVGAAIGGYAGDALPVARAIAQIADRLITHPNVLNGAQLYWSLPNAFYVEGYGLDQFAAGRWGLRPVHQNRIGIVFDQAIESDLRWRHLQVADAARATLGLSLTDYVVTDAPLGVELRTATSGATWGTIQHPDSLLRATETLIHGAKAEAIAVVARFPDDLGSEALQAYRYGQGVDPLAGAEAVISHLIVKTFRVPCAHAPALAPLPLDPQLSPRSAAEELGYTFLPCVLVGLSRAPHFVTQSPTQATDLWADQVDAVVIPDSACGGSAVLSLSQSAQIITVADNTTRMKVFPSEVGISALQVNSYLEALGVLVAHRSGISPAALRPDLIQLQPFASINPLETKLFQGG; encoded by the coding sequence TTGAATCATCGTCCTTATACGGTTGTCTTAATTGTGCCAACAGGGGTTGGAGCCGCGATCGGCGGGTATGCGGGGGATGCCCTGCCCGTTGCGCGTGCGATCGCCCAGATTGCCGATCGGCTCATCACCCATCCCAATGTGCTGAATGGGGCTCAGCTTTATTGGTCGTTGCCCAATGCCTTCTATGTTGAGGGCTACGGGTTGGATCAATTTGCTGCGGGACGGTGGGGCTTGCGCCCAGTCCATCAAAACCGGATTGGCATTGTGTTTGATCAGGCGATCGAGTCTGATCTGCGCTGGCGACACTTACAAGTCGCCGATGCAGCACGAGCCACGCTGGGCTTATCCCTGACGGACTATGTTGTAACCGACGCTCCTCTGGGGGTTGAGCTACGGACAGCCACATCGGGAGCCACCTGGGGAACGATTCAACATCCGGATAGCTTGCTGCGGGCAACCGAAACCCTGATCCACGGGGCAAAGGCAGAGGCGATCGCGGTTGTCGCACGTTTTCCAGACGATTTGGGTAGTGAGGCACTGCAAGCCTATCGCTATGGTCAGGGGGTTGATCCCCTGGCTGGGGCAGAGGCAGTGATCAGCCATCTGATTGTCAAAACTTTTCGGGTGCCCTGCGCCCATGCTCCAGCATTGGCTCCCCTGCCGCTTGATCCCCAACTATCCCCCCGATCGGCAGCCGAAGAGTTGGGCTATACGTTTCTGCCGTGTGTTTTGGTGGGGCTAAGCCGTGCCCCTCACTTTGTAACTCAATCGCCAACCCAAGCAACTGATCTCTGGGCAGACCAGGTGGATGCTGTGGTGATCCCCGATAGTGCCTGCGGTGGTAGTGCGGTTTTGAGTCTGAGCCAATCGGCTCAAATCATTACCGTTGCAGACAACACAACTCGGATGAAAGTCTTTCCATCTGAGGTCGGGATCTCGGCATTACAGGTAAACTCATACTTAGAAGCTCTGGGAGTATTGGTCGCTCATCGGTCTGGCATTAGCCCTGCTGCCCTACGCCCAGACCTGATTCAGTTACAACCCTTTGCCTCAATCAATCCTCTAGAAACTAAACTCTTTCAAGGCGGTTGA